TGGAGCCGGACGACAGGGTCTTCCGCTAGACCCGTTCCGGCCCGCGCCTGTCGCGGAAATAGGCGAGCACATGGACGCGGATCGCGGCCGACAGGCCGCGCGGGCCGCGGTTTTCGTCGATCTCGGCGATCAGGCTGGACACCGACATGCCGCGCTCGCCGGCGATGTCGCCGAGTGCCTGCCAGAATTCGTCTTCCAGGGAAACGCTGGTGCGGTGGCCGGCGACGGTGACCGAGCGCTTGCGGTCGTCGGCAGGCTCCCGGGCGCTCATTCGGCCTCGTCGTCGGTCAGGCGATGGCCGGCGAGATCGCGGGCGGCCTTGTCGG
This is a stretch of genomic DNA from Microbaculum marinisediminis. It encodes these proteins:
- a CDS encoding ribbon-helix-helix domain-containing protein; this translates as MSAREPADDRKRSVTVAGHRTSVSLEDEFWQALGDIAGERGMSVSSLIAEIDENRGPRGLSAAIRVHVLAYFRDRRGPERV